From the Deltaproteobacteria bacterium genome, one window contains:
- the tadA gene encoding tRNA adenosine(34) deaminase TadA has translation MIDYRSPCDDTFWMAAALAESALAEAEGEVPVGAVLVANDEIIGRGHNQPIQRHDPTGHAEILALRDAAAALKNYRLPGTTLYVTVEPCLMCMGALLHARVQRLVFGCYDPKAGAAGSLYDVSNDPRLNHRLEVTAGVREAECRALLQTFFRNRRGKG, from the coding sequence ATGATAGACTATCGATCACCGTGTGACGACACATTCTGGATGGCCGCAGCCCTCGCTGAATCTGCTTTAGCGGAAGCAGAAGGAGAGGTCCCGGTTGGCGCGGTGCTCGTTGCGAACGATGAGATTATCGGTCGTGGGCACAATCAACCCATCCAACGACATGACCCAACTGGGCATGCAGAAATTCTTGCGCTTCGAGATGCCGCCGCGGCATTGAAAAACTATCGTCTTCCTGGAACCACACTCTATGTGACAGTTGAACCGTGCCTCATGTGTATGGGAGCGTTGTTGCACGCCCGAGTGCAACGGCTTGTCTTCGGCTGCTATGACCCCAAAGCCGGTGCTGCTGGTTCGCTGTACGACGTCTCAAATGATCCTCGCCTAAATCATCGATTGGAAGTGACGGCGGGAGTGCGAGAAGCGGAGTGTCGAGCGCTCTTGCAAACGTTCTTTCGCAATCGAAGGGGGAAAGGCTAG
- a CDS encoding Zn-ribbon domain-containing OB-fold protein, with amino-acid sequence MADYKKPLPVIEKWNAPYWHAAKQHEFVAQRCRACGYVHLPPGPACTNCLSEDQEWVPLSGKGTINSFGVYYQQWHPGFADDIPYNVALIELAEGPQVISQVVGCKNDDLACGLAVEVTFEDVTPEITLPKFRLVH; translated from the coding sequence ATGGCTGACTATAAGAAACCTCTCCCGGTCATCGAAAAATGGAATGCTCCCTATTGGCACGCGGCAAAACAGCACGAGTTCGTCGCCCAACGTTGCCGAGCCTGTGGCTATGTTCACTTACCTCCTGGTCCAGCATGCACCAATTGTTTGTCCGAAGATCAAGAATGGGTACCACTCAGTGGCAAAGGAACCATCAACTCGTTTGGTGTCTATTATCAGCAATGGCATCCCGGATTTGCCGATGACATCCCGTACAATGTTGCGTTGATTGAACTCGCCGAAGGTCCGCAGGTTATTAGCCAGGTGGTGGGATGCAAAAACGACGATCTCGCTTGCGGGTTGGCAGTGGAAGTCACGTTCGAGGATGTCACACCAGAGATTACACTGCCGAAGTTTCGCTTGGTACACTAG
- the dgt gene encoding dNTP triphosphohydrolase: MVRGTDKRMKFATVSEAIRYTPEPRITGPDRRSEFERDRARIIHSAAFRRLQGKTQVFGVYEGDFFRTRLTHSLEVAQIAKGIALNLGADTDLVEAACLAHDLGHPPFGHTGEQVLHEVMRPYGGFEGNAQSFRILTRLERKHETYTGLNLTYQTLDAILKYKTCIDEAALTAAGDGPAKGFYADDQPLAQTIVRHTGTGGRRSFECQIMDVADDIAYSVHDLEDSLKARLLTVADFRRTPSARLVREVNSHLLRVGETVSEDKVHDELLQIAERLESLERRAGKAALKMLTRDLIHDFSCSVAFQDGERIDTSPDIRIRIEILKIFESQHVIYNPRVTTLGHKGKEVLRRLFAVLDQGKESIGLLPENWGDEYERALLDGNEPVRKRVICDFLANMTDSYAMRFYSRLFVPGEGSFYEVL; the protein is encoded by the coding sequence ATGGTGCGAGGCACGGACAAACGTATGAAATTCGCCACTGTCAGCGAGGCTATCCGGTATACCCCTGAACCCCGGATTACCGGCCCTGACCGCCGTTCGGAATTCGAACGCGACCGGGCACGGATTATTCATTCTGCAGCCTTTCGTCGCCTGCAAGGAAAAACCCAGGTGTTTGGCGTGTATGAAGGAGATTTCTTTCGCACGCGCCTCACCCATTCACTCGAAGTGGCGCAAATTGCCAAAGGGATCGCACTGAATCTTGGCGCCGACACCGATCTCGTTGAAGCTGCGTGTCTGGCGCACGATCTTGGTCATCCTCCTTTCGGCCATACTGGTGAGCAAGTATTGCACGAGGTGATGCGCCCGTACGGAGGCTTTGAAGGCAACGCGCAAAGTTTCCGTATTCTCACGCGATTAGAACGCAAGCATGAGACATACACCGGTCTGAATCTCACGTACCAAACTCTTGATGCCATACTGAAATATAAAACGTGTATCGATGAAGCCGCACTGACCGCCGCCGGAGATGGACCAGCCAAAGGTTTCTATGCCGACGATCAGCCTCTCGCCCAAACAATCGTGCGCCACACTGGAACCGGAGGACGTCGCAGCTTTGAATGTCAGATTATGGATGTAGCCGATGACATCGCCTACTCTGTCCATGACCTCGAAGATAGTCTCAAAGCACGATTATTGACCGTCGCGGACTTTCGTCGTACTCCATCTGCTCGCCTCGTGCGTGAGGTCAATAGTCATCTTCTCCGAGTCGGAGAAACTGTCAGTGAGGACAAAGTTCACGATGAACTCCTACAGATAGCCGAGCGCTTAGAATCGCTCGAACGCAGAGCCGGGAAAGCTGCCTTGAAAATGCTCACACGGGATCTGATTCATGACTTCTCATGTAGCGTCGCCTTTCAGGACGGAGAACGGATCGATACCTCACCGGACATCCGCATCCGTATCGAGATTCTGAAAATCTTTGAGTCGCAGCATGTGATTTACAATCCACGCGTGACAACCCTCGGCCACAAAGGCAAAGAGGTTTTACGCCGACTGTTTGCCGTCCTCGATCAAGGCAAAGAGTCGATTGGGCTCCTACCGGAAAATTGGGGAGATGAGTACGAACGAGCACTACTTGATGGTAATGAACCCGTTCGCAAACGTGTCATTTGCGACTTCCTCGCTAATATGACCGACTCGTATGCAATGCGATTCTACAGCCGCTTGTTCGTGCCAGGAGAGGGAAGTTTTTACGAGGTCTTATGA
- a CDS encoding aldo/keto reductase, producing the protein MKTKRMGRTGLKVSEICLGTMTFGRQCDEPTSFAIMDTAVEFGVDFFDTADVYPVGGGLDTVGRTEEVIGKWLKGKRDKIVLATKCWGAMSKAPNDQGLSRKHIFTAVEESLRRLQTDYIDLYQVHAPDPSTPLDETLRALDDLVHQGKVRYLGCSNFQAWLLASALWTSDKLGLARFDCVQPRYNLMFREIENELLPLCRGQGVGVIPYNPLAGGFLTGKYKQDTEPSANLRFGLAGRAGHIYRQRYWQEAQFGAVAHLQEFFAARNKPLAQVAVAWVLAQPEITSPIVGATSVEQLRQSLPAVDLKLDEEEMNVCNEIWFDLPRQKDPAVALR; encoded by the coding sequence ATGAAAACCAAACGTATGGGCCGGACGGGACTGAAAGTCTCGGAGATTTGCCTGGGCACGATGACCTTTGGCCGTCAATGTGACGAGCCGACCAGCTTTGCGATTATGGATACTGCGGTCGAGTTCGGGGTGGATTTCTTCGATACTGCGGATGTGTATCCGGTCGGCGGTGGGCTCGATACCGTTGGTCGGACTGAGGAAGTTATCGGCAAATGGCTCAAAGGGAAGCGAGACAAAATTGTTCTTGCAACCAAGTGTTGGGGGGCGATGAGTAAAGCGCCGAATGACCAAGGGCTCTCGCGCAAACATATCTTCACAGCGGTCGAAGAAAGCTTGCGACGATTACAAACCGATTACATCGACCTCTATCAGGTCCATGCGCCAGACCCGAGCACGCCTTTGGATGAAACCCTGCGCGCGCTTGATGATCTCGTTCATCAAGGCAAGGTGCGGTATCTCGGCTGCTCGAATTTTCAAGCCTGGCTTTTAGCTTCAGCTTTATGGACGAGTGACAAGCTCGGGTTAGCTCGATTCGATTGTGTACAGCCTCGTTATAACTTGATGTTCCGTGAGATCGAGAACGAGTTATTGCCTCTCTGTCGTGGTCAGGGTGTTGGCGTGATTCCCTATAACCCGCTGGCTGGTGGCTTTCTTACCGGTAAATACAAACAAGATACGGAACCGTCTGCGAACTTGCGATTTGGGCTTGCTGGTCGTGCCGGGCACATTTATCGTCAGCGTTATTGGCAGGAAGCACAGTTCGGTGCAGTTGCACATCTGCAAGAATTTTTTGCCGCTCGTAATAAACCGCTTGCGCAGGTAGCTGTTGCATGGGTCCTTGCCCAACCTGAGATTACTTCACCCATAGTTGGGGCAACCTCGGTGGAACAACTGCGGCAATCGCTGCCGGCAGTCGATTTGAAGTTGGACGAAGAGGAGATGAACGTTTGTAATGAGATCTGGTTCGATCTGCCACGGCAGAAAGATCCGGCGGTGGCGCTTCGCTAA
- a CDS encoding antibiotic biosynthesis monooxygenase codes for MIVIAGTIPIKPEAWEEAKKLAARLEEATRKEPGCLMYTFHVDRTKPSTFFIFEEWESDEALAKHFQTEHMKEFIQLAPKILAGAVSAKKYEVTKAAPLSV; via the coding sequence ATGATTGTTATTGCTGGAACGATTCCGATCAAACCTGAAGCGTGGGAAGAAGCCAAGAAGCTTGCTGCACGGCTCGAAGAGGCGACACGCAAGGAGCCTGGATGCTTGATGTACACCTTCCACGTTGACCGCACCAAACCTTCGACGTTCTTTATTTTTGAGGAATGGGAGTCGGACGAAGCCTTGGCGAAACACTTTCAGACTGAGCACATGAAGGAGTTCATACAACTCGCGCCAAAGATCCTGGCAGGAGCAGTAAGCGCAAAGAAGTATGAGGTGACAAAGGCGGCACCATTGTCGGTGTAG
- a CDS encoding thiolase family protein, which translates to MGLQDLRDQICIVGVGDTQQGAVPDKTGDELAIAAARAAIQDCGLKKDDIDGLFVQPSYGRQGDYLKVGLMLGMNPRVGGAVEASGATGCYMIQHAALLLHAGMAQYVLLVYGTNQKTNRNRFGGALLEEHAPYGGFNPSLPFAFAFRRHMHLYGTTEEQLATIAINQRRHAALNPKAVLRTPITLDEYMSARYIVAPLRLFDYCHITDGGHGFVLTTADRAKDLRKPPVYIRGLGRQEAFRAYETPDLVMQSFQQQRVARMIFPMADMTPKDVQALYVQDAYSPAIIAALENYGFCPVGEAGRWIQGGRIAVDGELPVNVNGGQLSETYMVGWQNTCDAVRQLRGECGPRQIANVERIMCTYTGGLREHAGALILRR; encoded by the coding sequence ATGGGGCTGCAGGATCTCCGTGATCAAATTTGTATTGTCGGTGTTGGTGATACGCAGCAGGGCGCAGTGCCAGACAAGACCGGCGATGAATTAGCCATTGCAGCGGCACGCGCAGCAATCCAAGATTGTGGACTGAAAAAAGACGACATCGACGGTCTGTTCGTTCAACCGAGCTACGGTCGTCAGGGCGATTATCTCAAAGTCGGGCTGATGTTGGGAATGAACCCACGTGTCGGTGGAGCAGTCGAGGCGTCAGGCGCGACTGGCTGTTACATGATCCAACATGCCGCACTGCTCTTACATGCGGGCATGGCGCAATACGTGCTCCTCGTCTATGGCACGAATCAGAAAACCAATCGCAATCGCTTCGGTGGAGCGCTGCTCGAAGAACATGCTCCTTACGGGGGATTTAATCCGTCACTTCCCTTTGCCTTCGCTTTTCGCCGTCACATGCATCTGTATGGGACAACCGAAGAGCAACTTGCAACTATTGCAATAAATCAGCGCCGACATGCCGCACTCAATCCCAAAGCCGTCCTGCGTACACCAATTACGCTCGATGAATATATGAGTGCGCGTTACATCGTCGCGCCGCTGCGCCTCTTCGATTACTGCCATATCACAGATGGTGGACATGGGTTTGTGTTGACGACGGCAGACCGCGCAAAAGACTTGCGCAAACCGCCGGTGTACATTCGCGGTCTCGGACGCCAAGAAGCATTTCGTGCCTATGAAACTCCCGATCTGGTAATGCAAAGTTTCCAACAACAACGTGTTGCACGCATGATCTTTCCGATGGCAGACATGACGCCCAAGGACGTACAGGCGCTGTATGTCCAGGACGCCTATAGCCCGGCCATCATTGCAGCACTGGAAAATTACGGCTTCTGCCCAGTCGGTGAAGCTGGCCGCTGGATACAAGGTGGTCGCATTGCTGTAGACGGAGAACTACCTGTGAATGTCAACGGCGGGCAATTGTCTGAAACATACATGGTCGGCTGGCAAAACACCTGTGATGCCGTTCGTCAGTTACGCGGTGAATGCGGGCCCCGGCAGATCGCCAATGTGGAACGAATCATGTGCACTTATACTGGCGGACTGCGCGAGCACGCTGGCGCCTTGATTTTGCGGAGGTAA
- a CDS encoding aspartate aminotransferase family protein — translation MLAGVVIVSDQTTQEPLLKEEKIMPQKIKSSPKVVPMRPRTKAASAALDPRAAKVLHQQDRDHLVHGFVPLQLQQKKGVPIFVKGQGVYLWDTEGKKYIDGLASLWNVHVGHGRKEINRAVAAQMDQLAFAPTLIGPTSVPTVQLATKLTKIAPKGLTRVLFTSGGSEANEAVIRLVRAYWKAKGQPNKTKFISLNQAYHGSSSGAAVLGGIPVFNKQMEPGLPGMIHMARPYCYRCELGKTYPSCKVDCATELERIIEREGADTIGAFITEPIQGVGGVIIPPAEWLPKIREICSKHNILMVCDEVITGFGRTGSMFASAGMGVAPDVLVSAKGVTSGYLPLGLVLFREEIFQTFLSTGDDYAFWHGYTYTGHPTVCAAGLANLDIIEREKLVQKAKEQGKYLAKKLGTLKDLPIVGDVRSQGLIGAVELVKDRATKEMFPADMRIAQKTWEKALDAGVITRVAGGNNIAICPPLIITKEQIDELITALRNAILAVMAEIDGQWKMASGK, via the coding sequence ATGCTTGCCGGTGTCGTCATTGTTTCGGACCAAACAACACAAGAGCCGTTATTGAAGGAGGAGAAGATCATGCCACAGAAAATCAAATCCTCGCCCAAAGTCGTGCCAATGCGTCCACGGACAAAAGCTGCCAGCGCTGCTCTCGACCCACGTGCCGCAAAAGTGCTGCATCAGCAAGATCGTGATCATCTTGTTCATGGCTTTGTCCCCTTACAATTACAACAGAAAAAAGGCGTACCGATTTTCGTCAAAGGCCAAGGGGTGTATTTGTGGGACACCGAAGGGAAAAAATATATCGACGGTCTCGCCTCGTTATGGAATGTCCATGTCGGACATGGCCGCAAGGAAATTAATCGTGCCGTCGCTGCGCAAATGGACCAGCTCGCCTTCGCGCCAACGTTGATCGGTCCGACTTCTGTACCAACGGTACAACTGGCAACCAAGCTCACCAAAATCGCTCCCAAGGGACTGACTCGTGTACTCTTCACCTCAGGCGGCTCCGAAGCGAATGAGGCTGTGATACGGCTTGTACGTGCCTACTGGAAAGCCAAAGGCCAACCGAACAAGACCAAGTTCATTAGCCTCAATCAGGCGTATCACGGCTCATCAAGTGGTGCGGCTGTGCTCGGCGGTATTCCCGTTTTTAACAAACAGATGGAACCCGGCCTGCCCGGTATGATTCACATGGCACGTCCGTACTGCTATCGCTGCGAACTCGGCAAAACCTATCCATCGTGTAAAGTTGATTGCGCTACCGAATTGGAGCGCATCATCGAGCGCGAAGGCGCGGATACGATTGGTGCGTTCATCACTGAACCAATTCAGGGCGTTGGCGGTGTGATCATTCCGCCAGCCGAATGGCTTCCTAAGATTCGCGAAATTTGCTCGAAGCACAATATTCTCATGGTGTGCGATGAAGTCATCACCGGATTTGGTCGCACCGGTTCGATGTTTGCCTCTGCTGGTATGGGAGTTGCGCCAGACGTCTTGGTTAGCGCCAAAGGTGTCACCAGCGGTTATCTGCCCCTCGGACTTGTCTTGTTTAGAGAAGAAATCTTCCAAACCTTCCTCTCAACTGGTGATGATTACGCGTTTTGGCATGGCTACACCTACACCGGACATCCCACCGTATGTGCGGCTGGACTGGCGAACTTAGATATTATCGAGCGCGAGAAGCTCGTCCAAAAAGCAAAGGAACAAGGGAAGTATCTTGCTAAGAAGCTCGGTACGCTCAAAGATCTTCCCATCGTCGGTGACGTCCGCAGCCAGGGCCTGATTGGTGCGGTCGAGCTTGTCAAAGATAGAGCAACCAAGGAAATGTTCCCCGCAGACATGCGCATCGCACAGAAGACCTGGGAAAAAGCCCTTGACGCTGGCGTCATCACTCGTGTCGCCGGTGGGAATAACATCGCCATCTGCCCACCGTTGATTATCACCAAAGAACAGATCGACGAACTGATTACTGCTTTACGCAACGCGATCCTCGCCGTCATGGCCGAGATCGATGGTCAGTGGAAAATGGCGAGTGGGAAGTAA
- a CDS encoding OsmC family protein: MDLGGFRHTVANTTSDSFAIELHAGDLHWKLDEPVTMGGNGVVPDPVTSFLGALCGCLLISLQITARARQVPLAGATMSAKANEKGFVKTLDVELTVRSDAQEEKIRTIVERAEKGCYIKGLLKESIEYRLNLIILPAQE, encoded by the coding sequence ATGGATTTAGGCGGTTTTCGTCACACCGTCGCTAACACCACGAGTGACAGCTTCGCCATTGAGCTTCATGCCGGAGATTTACACTGGAAACTTGACGAACCGGTCACAATGGGTGGTAACGGTGTGGTTCCTGATCCCGTGACCTCGTTTCTCGGTGCTTTGTGTGGCTGCCTACTGATTTCTCTGCAAATCACTGCCCGTGCGCGCCAAGTGCCACTAGCGGGAGCGACGATGTCAGCGAAAGCGAATGAAAAGGGGTTCGTGAAAACTCTCGATGTGGAGCTGACCGTGCGAAGTGACGCGCAGGAGGAGAAAATCCGCACGATCGTCGAGCGAGCAGAAAAAGGTTGCTACATCAAAGGGCTGTTGAAAGAGAGTATCGAGTATCGGCTCAATCTCATCATTCTGCCGGCGCAAGAATGA
- a CDS encoding redoxin domain-containing protein: MDIGLGIAVLAGFLSFVSPCVLPIVPGYLTFITGMSFDELTSQQNRSQLVLSAITKSLPFVLGFSLVFISLGASASAIGGVLRENLGLMKQIAGVGIVILGLHLAGLLPIPALLRDRRLSGEPTSPGMGRAFVAGIFFAFGWTPCVGPILAAILTMAATAETLTRGVFLLAAYSLGLGIPFILSAAFLNGFLSFFKGMKGYLRQLEVASGVLLILVGGLIFTDKMGWIASKFTFLNAEELLTLENSSSTVEPKEAVAAAPPKTAYGPYDFALTSIDGEAVKLSDYQGKVVLVNFWATWCGPCVVETPALVRMYHKYRDRGFQVIGVAMQSEEDNVKHFVDKYRVPYAIARDTTSEVGLRYQVFALPSSFLFTGDGKVKKAFMGFVEESQLEKELEAVFTASPAPQPLQQPQAEGVSFRDAR; this comes from the coding sequence ATGGATATTGGACTTGGCATCGCAGTACTTGCAGGTTTTCTGTCGTTTGTCTCGCCGTGTGTACTTCCTATTGTACCTGGGTATCTGACGTTCATTACGGGAATGAGCTTTGATGAATTAACCAGCCAACAAAATCGTTCGCAACTGGTTCTCAGTGCGATTACCAAAAGCCTGCCATTCGTTCTCGGATTCTCACTCGTGTTTATTTCTCTTGGCGCTTCTGCCTCTGCTATTGGCGGAGTGTTACGCGAGAATCTCGGGTTAATGAAACAAATTGCTGGTGTCGGTATCGTCATTCTTGGTTTACATCTTGCTGGGTTGTTGCCGATCCCAGCATTGCTCAGAGACCGCCGTTTATCTGGTGAACCGACCAGTCCGGGCATGGGGCGAGCTTTTGTAGCAGGCATCTTCTTTGCCTTCGGCTGGACGCCGTGTGTCGGACCGATTCTGGCCGCCATTCTCACAATGGCAGCGACTGCCGAGACTCTCACGCGTGGGGTGTTTTTGCTTGCCGCGTACTCGCTCGGGTTAGGCATTCCTTTTATCCTTTCCGCTGCATTCTTAAATGGGTTCTTGTCGTTCTTTAAGGGCATGAAAGGCTATTTGCGACAGCTTGAGGTCGCGAGTGGGGTGCTCCTTATTCTTGTTGGCGGCTTGATCTTCACCGATAAGATGGGGTGGATAGCTTCGAAATTTACTTTCCTCAATGCTGAAGAATTATTGACGTTGGAGAATTCCTCATCGACCGTAGAGCCAAAAGAAGCAGTGGCAGCGGCGCCGCCCAAGACGGCGTATGGCCCATATGATTTTGCGCTCACCTCAATTGATGGTGAGGCGGTCAAATTGTCTGACTACCAAGGCAAAGTGGTGTTAGTGAATTTCTGGGCCACGTGGTGCGGTCCGTGTGTGGTCGAGACGCCAGCTCTGGTACGGATGTATCACAAGTATCGAGACCGTGGGTTTCAGGTCATCGGTGTCGCAATGCAGAGTGAAGAAGATAACGTCAAGCATTTTGTTGACAAATACCGGGTCCCCTATGCGATTGCACGTGATACCACCAGTGAGGTGGGATTGCGATACCAAGTGTTTGCCTTGCCTAGTAGCTTTCTCTTTACTGGTGATGGAAAGGTCAAGAAAGCCTTTATGGGCTTTGTTGAAGAGTCGCAGTTAGAGAAGGAATTAGAAGCGGTGTTTACGGCAAGCCCAGCGCCTCAGCCTCTCCAACAACCGCAGGCTGAAGGGGTGTCGTTCCGAGACGCACGATAG